DNA sequence from the Deltaproteobacteria bacterium HGW-Deltaproteobacteria-2 genome:
TTTCGGTTTGGTTGATTCCAGATTTACTTCACGATTGACCTGCATAGATCTTTCAGCTTCCATCAACTAATTTTTTGTGGCAAGTTTTTCTTCAATATATTCGGAAATCAGGCGGATGGTTTTTAATTTGGGATAATCATCTTCGTCTATTGTAATCCTGTACTCATCCTGCAAGACCAAAGCGATAGTTGCCAGATCCATGCTGTCAATGCCCAGTTCATCCACCAGATCCATATCCGGATTAAATGTATCCGCGGTAACATCTTCCAGTTTAAGCTCATCAATAATGATTTCGGCCACGTGCCGTATAATGCCTTTGATATCGTGACTTACAGGCATCACAATCCTCCTTACAATAATTATTTATATTTATTTTCTATCCATTTATTTTTTTAGCGGCAATCTGGCCGCTGCTAACAACATTTTCTTTATTTATCACTTTGAAAGAAAATAAAATATTTTCACCCGTGTCTTCATAATTTATACTTATCGACAATGTATCTCCCGGCCTTACCGGCTGTGTGAACCTGATCCTTCTGAGCAAACGTAATTGCAGCTGTGTTCCTTTCTTTAGCGCTTCTTCAATAATTGCCTGTTTAACTATATAAACTAAAGCTATTCCCGGAAGAATCGGCTCGCCCGGAAAGTGACCCGAAAACCAGGGAGAATCAGCTGGCACATCTGCTAAAGCTTCAATATTATTATTAGTAGTTGCTTTTACCTCTTTTAATAAACTCCACTGATTTTCCAATATATATGCCTCATTGGCTACTTTCTTAATTAAATGCGCGCCAAAAAGTATAAATTTATATCATTGATTGTTTTTTCAATCAAAATATTTTTATAACGTCAATAAATAAATTTAATGAGACCCAGACTTCAGAAGCGAATAACCTAAAGGTCACTATAGGCGCGCTGAAGTCTGTTGGTCGAATTATCCCCTCGATTTTGGGGAAATAACGTGAATTTATCGTTTTGTAATGACCGCATTGCAAAATTCAGTTCATGCAAAAAGATACCAATATTTAAATTTGGTCAGGTAATTTTCTTTTCACAAAGTCATAGAAATGATGATACTGGGCAAGAAACGTGAATGCCCGTCTAATGAGCTTCGGGTTTATCTTCCATGTTTCGATCAAGCTTTTGACGAACAAGTTTCGTTCCGCCGGTGTTACCAGAAACATGAAGAAAAAAAACATTCTGACGCCATGGTAAAATTGTTTGGGATCAAATTTCTTATTCATATACAAAGAACTGCAATAATCAACATGCTGCAACCAGCTCAGGAGTCTTTCGCGGAATAGCTCCGGCTCGTATATTTTTTTGAATAGTTTGCAATATCTTCGCAGAAGCTCTTCGCGGCTCATCTGTTTTGGAATAATGTTTGTATAGAGTTGCCATTCCCCGGAAAAATCGTCGCCCAAGAGACGATCTTCCTTCTCCATGCGATTATAGAGCGGCGTGTGCCTTGGTGCGTTCAGAAGGCTGATACCGACGATCGGGCTGTTGGTGTTGGTGAAAAATGCATAAAGTTCGTCAAAGACACCTTCATCGTCGTGATCGAAGCCGACTATCATGCCAAGAAAGGGCATGATGCCGAAACGAGAAATGTGGTTGATGCGCTCGAAAATGTCATGTTTGAGATTATGGACTTTCTTCACTTCTTCCAGGCTCTCCCTCCGGATAGTTTCGACGCCGAGAAACAGTACGGAGAAGCGCGCATCGGCGCACATCCGAAGCAGTTTTTCATCATCGGCGATCTCCACTGTAATCTGGGTAGAAAACGAAAGGGGGCGCGACTGTGTGATATTCCAGGCGATGATGCTTTTCAGAAGTTTTTCCATGAAAACCTTATCCGCCAGGAAATTGTCGTCGGAGAAAAAAACGGTGCGGGCGCCGATTTCATGGGCTTTCTGGATTTCCGCCATCACTTGCTCAACTGATTTGGTCCGCGGTTCTCTGCCCACATACTGGATTACGTCGCAGAACTCGCAGTTGTGGGGGCAGCCCCGGCAGGTCTGGACGTTGATGTTGATGTAATCATCGGCGTCGATGAGGGACCAGTCTGGCGCCGGGCTATCCTTCAAATCAATATAGGTCTGCTGGTGATAGACGGGTTTTGCCTTTCCTCTTATCCATTCATGAAGAAACTCGGGCCAGGTGTATTCGGCCTCGCCGATAAAAAGATAGTCGGACAGATCGTCGCATTGATCGTGGTTGATACTGGCATAGGCGCCTCCCAAGGCAACCTTGACACCCCTTTGCTGAAATCCCAAGCATAATTCGTGGATCCTTTTTGAATGAAGTGTTGCACCCGTGACAGCAGCCAGATCGCACGGCATGTTCCAATCCAGTTTGGAAACATTTTCATCACATAAAATATATTCCACGTTTACATCAGGTGGGGTCAGGGCCATGAGAGTGGCCAAAGCCGCATTGGGCATAAGGGTCTTGGCCCCCAGAATGCTGACCGTCCCTTGCATGGACCAGAAGTTTTCGGGATGTTTCGGCGCAATCAGGTAGATGCGTTTAAAATGATCACCGCTACCGTAACGTTTCGTTTTCATACTAAACAGCCCGGCGCTACCATTTTTTATTTTAACAACTCTCGCCCTACATAATATCAGAAAATATGTAATATAAAAATGTCTACTTAATTTATATATATTTCGTTCCTAGTTAATTTCTCTGCCGATTAAGGCGGAAAGAGGAACACCTTTTAAATCTTTAACAATAAGACCCCGCAATATCTTTTCAATCTCGGAAATTAGAACAGCACTGTCTTCTTTACCGCGCGGATTTGCATCGTGCAGTAAAATAATATCGTCGGCCTTAACCTTTTTAAGAATTCTCAAGCTAAGATTATTAACGCAGCGATTACCGGCATCGTAAGCGCGGCAATTGAAAGTTACACAAAACATCCCCAGTTTATTAAGAACTGAAGGAAGTTTGGGGCTGATTATTCCCACCGGCGGGCGGAAGGCCGGAGCGTTCACACCCATATCTTTAAGAACTTCCTGCGCCCGTGATACCTCCTGATAAAGATAATTATACCTTCCCAGCATCAAAAAAGGATTGTGATGAAAAGAATGATTGCCTATAGTGTGTCCGCGATTAATTATTTCAGTAATTAGTTCAGGATGTTTCAGAGCATTGACGCCGGAAACAAAAAAAGTTGCCTTAACTGAATATTTATCAAGCAACTCCAGTATTTGTTTTGTTGTCGGTTCGGCAGGGCCATCATCAAAAGTCAGAGCAACCAGATTCTGGCCCGTATTACCGCGGCTGATTACAGGAAGGTAGAAACTACTCCGGTAACAAAAAGATGCGACGACACAAAGCAAGATATATAAAAGTGCGATTATTATGGCGAGCAGTGAATCAACAAAGAAAGCCGCCGCGGCGACAAATAAAAAAACTATTCCGGTGATTTGGGCTGGACTTAAGGATGACAACTTCTTTTTCATTTACGCATCCACCTCCGTCCCGATACGAAATCGGGACACCTCCGCCAGCGGAGGACATTAAATAACACCTTCCCTTTTCACCCTCCCTCAATCCCTCCCCTCAAGGGAGGGAGGGCCAATGACGCATAACATTGTCGACTTGTTTTATTGGATAAGGTATTCCCACAGCGGCCCTGTAAATCCTCGTCTGTAGAGTTTCGGCAAAATGCGCGTCGCTTTCGCTTCGCCTGCACCGATAAGCCAGTTCAGACGGCCGTTGGCCTTATCCTCCACCATCTTCATAATTTCCGGGGCGGTTATTCCCGAAGAGCGATAAAATACAGGCGGCAGGATATTTGTACCAGCAGCAATCTGCTCTTCACGCAGAGCAACCTCATACAAAGCGGTGTGCGGATAAATGCGGACGCCACAGAAAAAGAAAAAAACCGCTTTTTCTAGTTTATCGATTCCCGTCAATGTTTCTTGCAGAGTCTGTTTATTTTCACCGGGACCGCCCAGCAAAAAATAATGGGCAATGTGTAATCCTGCATCAAGCGCCGACTGATGCGCAGTAAAAACTTCACCGGAAGTAAAAGGTTTGTGCAAATTGACCAGTACCGTATCCGATAAAGATTCCGTACCGAATTCCACATGCGTTAATCCGGCATCAGCCATGCGTTTGAAATAATCAGCCGGAGGAACGTTGGGAACAAAAAAGCCTCCCCACGGAATGGACACTCCCGCTTCAATGAAAGCCTTGGCAACCTGAGAGCTGTGATCATAACTGGCGTTGAAAGCGGAATCGGTTATAAAAATATATTTGGCGCCGGCATCCTGAAGTTCGCGGGCATTGCGGGCTATTTCACGCGGCTCATAAAAGCGCATCCGGCCACCCTCGATATGAGGGTAAGTACAGTAACTGCAGTGAAACGGACAACCTCTCTTAGTTTGCAGGTTAAGCATGCCACCATAAGAAAGATAAAAACTTGTATGATGACTGGCAGGATCGAAATGTCTGTTAATCGTGCCGCTATATGGCTCATAAACGATATCCGTTTTTTCTTTTGTCAAAACTCCCGGTATTTCTTCGACATTCGCCTTATTCTCCAAAGCATCCAGAAGCTGCGAGAGTCTTTCGCCTTCGCCGACAATGCCATAATCGGCATCAAGCGCCTGCATGAACTCAACAGGGAAAATTGTAAAACCGCTGCCGCCTAGAATTATTTTTGCCTTGGAATTCGTTCTTATCTGACTCACTAAATTCTGATATTCCGGTAAAAAGCTCCGGCAGTTTAGCACATCGGTATTATCAATATTTCTGATTGATACTCCGGCAAAATCGGGCGAAAATTCTCTGATCATCGCTTCCAGACCTTCCGGACTGGAAAAATCATTTAAATCAACAATTTTAGTCTGGTAACGGGAATCGAGAGAACCGGCCACATAATCCAGTCCCAGCGGATATACCGGATACGGAATTCTCAGAGTATTTGCCGAAATTAGCAGTACTTTCATAATAAGAGTAAAAACGCGCTATACTTTTACGGGTTATATATTCGTGTGAGATGAAACCTAACCTTTAGTCTTTTGATTCTGGGAAATGTGAGTAGCCAGAGCGCGCACGGAAGCGAAAACCTTTACGCCCAGTTCTTTGTTTTCTATTTTAACGCCATAGTCTTTCTCAATCATCATCACCAGTTCCAACACATCAATGGAATCAATCCCCAGATCGCCGCCCACGAGCCTTTCATCGTCTTTTATGTCTTCAGGCCCAACATCAATTAACCCCAGCGTCTCAATGATTTTAACCTTAAGTTCACTTATCATTATTTCAATCTGACTCATTTAATAACACTCCTGTTTTTTTATCCAGCGACCATACCAAGTCCGCTTCATTTATTTATATCATTTTCCGAATCTTTTATTGGGCTTGATCTTACAGTATTAATTTCATCACCAAGAATTTTTCCCAGCACTACCTTGGCAATCCAACGTCCCAGCGCTTTTACATATCGGGGTCCGGTAAGATACATACCCAACATCGTAATCAGCCAGGAAATGCCATAAGCCACGGGGATTCCGATAATACCAACCATTGGCTTTTTCAAATCAGCGGCAATTAACCCTACTATAAAGAATGACGGTATGACCATAATAAAACTAAAAACAATTAAAATAATCCCGATTTTTTCGGGTAGAGTATGCTTCTGTCTTAAAACAGTTAAATCAGCACGTTCATTTATAGCGTTCCTGAAAAATTCTTTACGGGCAAAATGAAGCGCCGCTTTTTTTATTATTCTCAAAATATTCCCCGTGGGCTGTTGAAAAACGCTCAACTGCTGCGTTGCGCTGCAAACAGCACCGCTCAACGTATGCAAATATACGCCTCGCGGTTCAGCTTTTTGCCCGCCTTGCATTTGAACATTTTTGAACAGCCTCCAATCATGGGATTTTTCAAAAACTGCAATATTTCTTGTAAAAAATATACGTCAATATTTTAAAATGGTAATTCAGGAAGCGTCTGGTGGACAGCTTTATAAGCTAATTACCTTTCCATGATCCCGCCGACAGAATGTTTTGAACGAAGCGGATAATCTTTATAAGCTATATTCTTAAATACTCCCGTACGCGCTTGTCCAACAGTCGCAATCAACTCATTATCTATGTAAATACGCCCGTCGCCGATTACTATGCTCGCACCCGATTCCTTCAAAAGAGAATAACGCCGCACATCAACTTCAAAACGAACACATTTGTTAAAAGGGCGAATTTGACCGTTGAAAGCTACCTCGCCACACCCCAGCGCTCTACCCGTACCCAGCGAACCCTTCCAAACGCAAAAGAAACCAAGTAATTGCCAGATAGCGTCCACTCCCAGGCATCCGGGCTGTACCGGATCGCCTGAAAAATGGCACTGAAAATACCATGCATCCAAACGGATGTCCTGTTCGGCTATTATTTTTCCCTGCTTACCGTCGCTTTCTATCAATAATATGCGATCAACCATAAGAAAGGGAGGAGCCGGAAGCTTCGCGTCAAAATGTTCCGGAGGATCCGTTATCAGCCGGCCATAAGAAAAAGCAAGAAGTTCTTCGAAGTCAAAATGATCGCGCTTTAAAAATTCCTGATATTTCATAATTATTTTTCTCTTCCCGTATTAAAAGTACGATAATACAATGATTTCCGCTAACTATAGTCAAATATAAGAAAAGGGTTCTTTTGTCAAAAGAAAAAATGTGCGCGTTTCGTTTTTTAATGGCGTTGAAAATGAATTTGCGTTATAAAGTTGCGCAACTGTATAATTTAAGATGAGGAGAATAATAATGAACAGAGCCGCCCTTCATAAAATCAGTTACGGTTTATATATCGTCACCTCCGGCCAGGAAGGTAAGTTTAACGGCCAGATTGCCAATTCCATGTTTCAGGTCACATCCAATCCGGCAACAGTGGCCATAAGCATAAACAAAGAAAACTATACTCACGAACTGATAAAACTCAGCCGCAAATTTGCCGTTTCAATTTTGTCCGAAGCTGCGCCAATGACTTTCATTGGTCTTTTCGGCTTCAAAAGCGGGCGCGATGTTAATAAATTGCAAAACGTAAAAACAAAAACAGGAACGACAAAAGTTCCTATCGTTATGGAAAATACAGTTTCCTATATTGAAGTGGAAGTGGAGAAAGAAATGGATTGCGGCACGCATACAATATTTGTCGGTAATATCGTTGATTGCGACGTGGTAAGCGATGCCGAACCAATGACTTACGCTTATTACCAAAAGGTCAAAGGAGGGAAATCACCGAAAACCGCCCCGACCTACGTGAAGGACGAACCGGCGGCCGCTGTGCAGCCTTCTTCCAGTTATGTCTGCAGCGTCTGCGGTTATGTTTATGATCCAGCTAAAGGTGATCCTGATAACGGAATTGCTCCCGGAACAAAATTTGAAGATTTACCGGATTCATGGACATGCCCTGTCTGCGGCGCGGATAAATCAAAATTTGAAAAAGAATAATACTGAAAATGTTGCGTTGAATTTTGCATTGAGAAGCTATTTCCTGTACTGATAAACTTCCTAAACTCGTTAATTGACGAATTCTTAAAATTATGCAAGATTATAAAAATTAATGATTATATACAGTGGCACTGCCGGAAAGCCAGTCAACAAACAAATAACATAGGAGGTAACAACTAATGAAAAAGTCATTAGGAACAATGGTAGCTCTAATGGTAGTTGCTATTTTATCAGTAATTTTCATTACGGCAAAGTATTCCAACGCAGTAGATATTGGAAAAGACAGCCGTTTTATTGCCTATGATAACGGGACGATATTGGATACGAAAACGAATTTGATGTGGGCAGCTAAGGACAATGGAAGTAATATAAATTGGACGGATGCCAAATCTTATTGTGAAAACTACAGAGGTGGCGGGTTCACGGATTGGCGGATGCCAACCAAGAGTGAGCTAAAAGGATTGTACGACGATTCAATTTTCGGAAACAATGGCTATCATCTAACTAAGCTGATAAACCTCAGCGGAAGCTTCGTCTGGTCATCCGAAACGACTGGTCCCAACACATTCGTCACCAGTTTCCTGTATGGCCTGACTTACGAGGAACCCTCGTCCAACACCAGAAGAAATCGAACGCTTCCGGTGCGCACATCAGGTGGAGAGACGGCAGCCGTTAATGAAACCACTACTGAAGCACCTGTTGCCGCCGCTGCTGCTACTGCCACTGGTGCCACTAAGCAATGGTGGGAAAAAGGCTATGTTCCTCCTCCTAAGGTTGAAGAACCCGCCGCTCCGGTGGAAGTAATTGCTCCCGCGACAGAAGCACCCGCTGCTCCGGTGGAAGTAGTCACCCCCAAAGTTGAAGAACCGGCTGCCCCGGTGGAAGTCGCTGCTCCCAAGGTTGAGAAACCGATGCCGGAGAAGGTCTCCATGCCGCTCAATGTGAAATTCGATACTGCCAAATCCGATATTAAGAAAAAATATGATAACGACATCAAAAAGGTAGCCGATTTCATGAAAGCGAATCCCGAAGCTACAGCTGTAATCGAAGGCCATACCGATAATGTTGACATCCACAATGAACCGGAAAGAAACATGCGGTTGTCTCAGGCCCGTGCTGATAGCGTCAGAAAATACCTGATCGACACTTTTGGAATTGATGCGTCCCGTATCACCGCTGTCGGTTATGGACCGAATAAGCCTATTGCCAGCAACGACACCAAGGAAGGTAAGCAGAAGAACCGTAGGATTGAGGCTGTCATCGAAATGGTGAAGACAAAATAATTATTTAATAGATTCTGAAAACACTTAAGGCCTCATAACCACCGCAAGGTTATGAGGCCTTTTTATAATGATTTTTTTCTTTGCATCCTGCCTTAAATATATTACTATTCAAAAAAAATCTGAAAAAACTAATTAAGTATATTAATTGTTAAACATTATTTCAACATCATGCAGGGAGGAAATTGCAAATGGGTAAAAAAAGACTCAATCGAATTATCATGTTATTTCTGGCGACAGCATTTTTCGCAACAGGTTGTGCAAGTTTTCCAGGTAAACAACTACCCACATACACTAATAATCAATTACCGGTTCCGGCAAAGAAGATAATTGCAACATATGATGTTAAAGCACTTGGTATTTACGGCGCAGACAGTAAGATGTCAGCTGCTCGTATCGATGGTAAGATACAAAAGATACTCGCACCAAGTCCAATCTTTTCTGACTTAAGATCAGGATCTGGACAGAGCGAGTATCATTATTCCTTTCTTTTCCGTAACAACGGCATACCACCAATACCAGTCGCGTTTCTTAACGGCTTCATCTGTGGTTTTACATTTGGTTTAGTACCAGCCTTTGCAAGAGATATTTATATCATTACCGTTGACGTTAAACAAGACGGTCGTGTTCTCAAAACATACACTTATCAAGATCATATGGATAGTTGGATTCAAATAGGTCTCTTGGTCCTTACGCCTTTTTATTTTCCAATTACTGTTTCAGATGAAGTTATTGATAATATGATAATGAATTTTGCATTTGACTTCAGCAATGATGTTCGATCTGGTGTCTTTCTCGCTAAACAGAATTGATAAATTGCGCTTGTTGCGCAATGATATCGAGTATTTAAATATATGTTATATATGCATTCGTAACTGATCGCATAATAAAGCGTTTAACAAGCCGCTAAAGCCGATCGCAGCCCGCTAGGCAGCTCCGGTTGATTTTTTCGTTAGGCATAAATCTAATATAAAGGAAACGCCAATGACCAATATCAAAATAATAATTATACGAACAATATTTTTATGCATCATTTTATTATTTGTAGGCTGTGGTGTGTCCACTTTGCGAATTCACACTGATTTTATTCCAGCAGGTTCTCTAAGGCTTGGCCAAGTAATGTATGTCGTAAAGCGTTCAGACATTCTCACCGATCAAAACAAACCAACATATGAAGCCTTAATCGCTTCAGGCATCAAAGATTCTGAAATAAAAGATGGCAGTGTAGTTTGGGCACGCATCTTCTGTTGTGGTGGCATCACAGAAAAATACAGTTCTGAAGTAGCTGGTTCCCTCTTGTTTTATGTTCCGCAATCTCTAAATGTGTCTCTGGGAGATATTGTAGAGGTTAGTTCTGGTAGTCCACCCGAAAAAGGTGATGCAGGTATAATAAACACGGTGACACGCGTTGTTCAGAAAAATAGTGAGAATTATAATAAGTGCTGGTGGGACCCCAAAAATGATCGTCTATGGCTTAGGGTGTTGTACTGCGATTGGATGCCACGCGAAGGGTGGATTAAGCAAACAGGTTCTTATCCAGCATGGTACAAACCAGCGGCCGCCTCTCCGTCTAAGAAATAGTGGCTCATAAATAAGGGAGGCATAACAAAATCAATACAGCCGATCGCTACGCTCCGGCTGATCTTTTCGTTAGATATAACTTTCTTCATTCTTAGGGAGGATAAGATAAAATGATATGTAATATTTTGAATATCTCAGGTTTAATCTTAGTTATTATTACACTACTTTTTGTAACAGTATTCCCACTCTTAATGCAAAAATATTATCCTAATAAATTGTGGTTTGGAATTATTTTATGTCTATTCACAGTCACAGGTCAATTATATTTGCCTGGTGGAGTAAAATATTTAATAGGTCTATTCATATTTAGTTTTATTTTATCAATAACACCACCTATTGATAATGATATACTTAAATTGATTCTTTATCATTTATTGTCTGTTGTTATCATTTATTGGCGTTTCTCAAAACTTAATAAGAGTGTTACGAGTACCATTTGATAAAATCAATACAGCCGATCGCTACGCTCCGAGTGATCTTTTCGTTGACTTTCAAATCAAAGATGATATCGAGGCGGCGAGGAGTAGGCACCGGAGGCGTATATGCTCCGGGAGTGCGACCTAAAGGGAGCACAGTGAAAAAAATGGATCATTTCCTTACCGGTTAGGTACGCCACAATTACGTAGCTAACAAATACGCTGAGGACGCCTACGACCCCGGCCTGCGCCGGGGCAGGCTGTGCCAACAAAATTATCGCTTTATTTGAGATTGATTAATACCATTTCGATTTCACAGGATAACGAGGCGGCAAGGAGGAGGTGACGAGGCGTATTTTACATACGTTGAGAAAACCGACGACGCTGCCAACAAAGTTA
Encoded proteins:
- a CDS encoding phosphopantetheine-binding protein; translation: MPVSHDIKGIIRHVAEIIIDELKLEDVTADTFNPDMDLVDELGIDSMDLATIALVLQDEYRITIDEDDYPKLKTIRLISEYIEEKLATKN
- a CDS encoding B12-binding domain-containing radical SAM protein, with protein sequence MKVLLISANTLRIPYPVYPLGLDYVAGSLDSRYQTKIVDLNDFSSPEGLEAMIREFSPDFAGVSIRNIDNTDVLNCRSFLPEYQNLVSQIRTNSKAKIILGGSGFTIFPVEFMQALDADYGIVGEGERLSQLLDALENKANVEEIPGVLTKEKTDIVYEPYSGTINRHFDPASHHTSFYLSYGGMLNLQTKRGCPFHCSYCTYPHIEGGRMRFYEPREIARNARELQDAGAKYIFITDSAFNASYDHSSQVAKAFIEAGVSIPWGGFFVPNVPPADYFKRMADAGLTHVEFGTESLSDTVLVNLHKPFTSGEVFTAHQSALDAGLHIAHYFLLGGPGENKQTLQETLTGIDKLEKAVFFFFCGVRIYPHTALYEVALREEQIAAGTNILPPVFYRSSGITAPEIMKMVEDKANGRLNWLIGAGEAKATRILPKLYRRGFTGPLWEYLIQ
- a CDS encoding bifunctional 3-hydroxydecanoyl-ACP dehydratase/trans-2-decenoyl-ACP isomerase yields the protein MKYQEFLKRDHFDFEELLAFSYGRLITDPPEHFDAKLPAPPFLMVDRILLIESDGKQGKIIAEQDIRLDAWYFQCHFSGDPVQPGCLGVDAIWQLLGFFCVWKGSLGTGRALGCGEVAFNGQIRPFNKCVRFEVDVRRYSLLKESGASIVIGDGRIYIDNELIATVGQARTGVFKNIAYKDYPLRSKHSVGGIMER
- a CDS encoding polysaccharide deacetylase family protein, with the translated sequence MKKKLSSLSPAQITGIVFLFVAAAAFFVDSLLAIIIALLYILLCVVASFCYRSSFYLPVISRGNTGQNLVALTFDDGPAEPTTKQILELLDKYSVKATFFVSGVNALKHPELITEIINRGHTIGNHSFHHNPFLMLGRYNYLYQEVSRAQEVLKDMGVNAPAFRPPVGIISPKLPSVLNKLGMFCVTFNCRAYDAGNRCVNNLSLRILKKVKADDIILLHDANPRGKEDSAVLISEIEKILRGLIVKDLKGVPLSALIGREIN
- a CDS encoding High molecular weight rubredoxin, encoding MNRAALHKISYGLYIVTSGQEGKFNGQIANSMFQVTSNPATVAISINKENYTHELIKLSRKFAVSILSEAAPMTFIGLFGFKSGRDVNKLQNVKTKTGTTKVPIVMENTVSYIEVEVEKEMDCGTHTIFVGNIVDCDVVSDAEPMTYAYYQKVKGGKSPKTAPTYVKDEPAAAVQPSSSYVCSVCGYVYDPAKGDPDNGIAPGTKFEDLPDSWTCPVCGADKSKFEKE
- a CDS encoding acyl carrier protein, giving the protein MSQIEIMISELKVKIIETLGLIDVGPEDIKDDERLVGGDLGIDSIDVLELVMMIEKDYGVKIENKELGVKVFASVRALATHISQNQKTKG